In the Eptesicus fuscus isolate TK198812 chromosome 22, DD_ASM_mEF_20220401, whole genome shotgun sequence genome, TGGGGAAGGGCTGCTTGTGGAACCTGAGAAACCGCGTGCGCCTTCCCCTGCCCTTGTCTGTGCAGTCAGGGGGAGAGGAGCCGGAAGATGAACCTGGCTGTGCTGATGAAACTCAGCCCACGATGGGGGTGGGCACTGAGCCAGTCCTGCCAAAGGGAGAgctgggcactggggagggggtgtgggagcTCCTGGCAGCTTTCCTATTACTGCTGGGCAGGACCCCCTTCtcagcctctgccccgccccgtcACGGGCAACCCCAGTTCTCTGTAGTTCCGACAGCCTGGATGCATTAGAAGAGAGAACATTGTAGTtgctgggggggtgaggggggtgtcgAAAGGTCTCACCCCGGAACCTGTGCAGCCCCGAGGCCCCGGGTGTGGAAGCCAGACAAGACCCTGGCGGGGTGGGCAGTGGGCGTGGTCTCCTCTGGTCCTTCCTCCCACAGGTGGGCGGAATCACGGTGACACAGACGTTCGGAGAGGTCACGGAGCTGCCCCTCATCCCCTTCATGCTGGCCAAGTTTGACGGGGTCCTGGGCATGGGCTTCCCTGCACAGGCCGTGGCTGGGGTCACCCCCGTCTTCGACCACATCCTCTCGCAGAGGGTGCTGAAGGAGGACGTCTTCTCCGTCTACTacagcaggtgggcctggcctgggcgggggcgggggcagcgggcgggcggggggggctgGAGGGTCAGAGGAGAGGTGGCCCAGGATTTTGATGTTCGGGATCAGGTGGTATCCAATCATTCAATCCATATCTAGAGCTGCACTACCCAACAGGGAAGCCGCCTCTcaaatttacataaattaaaattaagtaacatTAGGCACTCAGTTCCCGCAGTCGAACTAGCCACATCACAAGCGCGCAGCAGCCACAGTGGCTACTAACTACCGGATTGGGTAGGACAAACCTAGAGCATTCCCATCATCGCAGAGAGTTCTGTCAGCACTGCTCGGGGACAAGAGAACGTGGGGTGATGGGAGGTAAGCATTGCTGTGGCCTGGGGCCTTCCCTGTGAGGGCCATGTCCCTCCCACACAGAGAGAGTGGACATCATTCATTTGCATATTCAATGATTCAATAAATACTGGGCTCTTCTGCATCAAGCACTATGAGgtgctgaggctgcagccaggaaCACAGTGTGCAAGAGAGTCCTGCCCTCACCGAGCCGGCAGTCTGGCAGGAGGACACGGAACATGACAGCAGGCAGCCCGGGGCTGAAACCGGAGGGCCTTCACCTCTGGGCTGGGCCTCTGTGCAGGTCTGTGGGCCTTGGGAGGGCCACTGTCAGCTGTTGAGCACGTTCGTGATCTGCTCCAAGCTGTTgggttcaggggtcctcaaactttttaaacggggggccagttcactgtccctcagaccgttggagggccggactatagtttaaaaaaaaaactatgaacaaattcctaggcacactgcacagatcttattttgaagtaaaaaaacaaaaccgcaaaaacacccgcctgtggcccgcgggccgtagtttgaggacgcctgctttagagaAATGGTATGAGTTAGAGACAGGATCCTAAGGGCAAGAACACCGGGCCAGTGGCAGCGAGCATGGAGGGGAGGGTCAGACCCAGAGAAGcctggggaaaaggaagaggcGTGTCCGGTTGGGTGCAAGGGAAACCCTGAGGAGAGGCCACCGGTTGGCTCTGCGGCCAGAGGAATCTTGGGAAGGGCCGGTTCAGAGGTGGAGCGAGGCCAGATGGCAGGGAGTTAACAGGCGAACGCAGGTGCGAGAAAGCGAAGGGCAGGTGTCGGCCCTGCGAAATCCAACAGGGAAGGACTGTCAGGTGGGGGTGCAGGCGGAGGTGGAGAGAGCAGAGAAAAGACGGTGTTTTTAAATGCTAGAGGGCGTCTGAGCAAGCCTGCAGGTGGAGGGACGGCCACGGACAGCAAGAGATTGAACATGTGGGGACGGGATGATAGTGGAGGGCACAGGAGCCCGGAGACCATGGAAGGGAGGGCGACCCAGCAACCGGAGGGAACATCGGAGAATCGTGAAGTGTCGGGAGAGGGGCGGAGGGAACGTGTGCCAGCCCACACGCATACAGACTAGATTTGTAAAAATGCAATGAGTTGCACGTGTACAGATAGTATGTGCATAGCTGCACACCTGGGTGTACACATGAGcatgtacacatgtacacatgccTCCTGTTAGGAATGCTGGaagccccatttctctctctctctctctctctctctctctctctctctcacacacacacacacacacacacacacacaccctggaaaCCAGCCCTAAGGCAGGCTCCGTGGGAGGCACCGTGCAgtgtggaggagaggaaggggaggggatcAGCTTCAGACTGGGCCCCAGCAGCCCTGACTCGAGTCCCCCAGGTGCCCCACTCCCGTGCTTGGTGCTTGGATGCCTCCAGGCAAGTAGCTTCACCTCTTGGTGGCACCCTTGCCTGAGGGGCAAGAAAAGTGCAAAAGACCCAGCCTGCCCGGCACCTGGCTAGGGAGGGGCTCCTGAAACAAAGGCTTCCTTCTGCTGTGTCTCTTTCTCTGCCGAAATTCCAAGTAAggagaggacccccccccccccccccgccgcgtccccacccccacctgaccCTGACCTTCCACCTGCCCAGAACTCACCTCACAGGCCCAGGCTCTGCTGGACACCGACGCACTCTCCCCGCTTCctgctctcctcctgcccctgcccaccccgccctACAGCTCCCCCAGGTCCCTCCCGTGCACCCCTTCAACCCACAGCACCCCAAACCCGAGTGAGGGAGGGGCCAGTTGTGTCTTGTTTGCATTCTTGTCTGTCCTGGTGCCCGTTCTTTTCTGGGACCACGATGGGGGGATGGTTTATTGGTGCAGCTGGACCATCATCCGGGAACCTCCAAggttgggctgggggaggggcaaggaaggTGGAGAAGTAGCACTCGCTGCAGTTTCCCAGCCtggccccctgccctcctgggccacatcgccccccccccccgcacccccaccccgggcccacTTCCCTTGTCGCTGGGGTTACTGATCTCCAAGAACTTCGGATCTTTCCTTTAGGAATTCCCACTTCCTGGGGGGAGAGATTGTGCTGGGAGGCAGTGACCCCCAGTATTACCAAGGGAATTTCCACTACGTGAGCATCAGCAAGACCGGCTCCTGGCAAATCAAAATGAAAGGGTCAGATATACTCAACGCTGCCCGCTCCCCccaaatgctgctgctgctgctaagtGGGGGGCGGGAAAGGGGTGCGGCTGCCGTCCTGCCCTCGCTCCAATGCAGCTACCTCTTAAGGCACAGCCAACCTTTGCTCTCTGCCTGCTCTGTCCAGGAATGGGGACCGATGAAATGTgaggagcagaagggaggggggtACTGAGAGGAGGTGGGGGTCACTAAGCACATGCCCAGAGGGGgcagcccctttcctcctccagctcctgcctcaGTCATCCTTCACCGCGTCGCTGGGCCCGCATGGCCTCCCATCGCCTGCCCGCGCCCACAAAAGCCTTGCAGCCTGCTGGTGCCCCATGagcctgtctgcctgtctgtctgtctgactaTGGCCTCCCCCAGGGTGTCTGTGAGGTCGTCCACCTTGCTCTGTGAGGAGGGCTGCATGGCGGTGGTGGATACCGGCGCCTCCTACATCTCCGGTCCCACCAGCTCCCTGAGACTGCTCATGGAGACCCTGGGGGCCAAGGAGCTGAGCACAGATGAGGTAAGTCGCTGGAGAGGCGGTGCCAGGGGTGGGAGGTGCTACCTGGTTCAGACCCCCAAACCACCCCAGGCGGCATCAGGTCCCAAATGAGGTCCTTTCAGGCCTTCACCTCCTCACCTCTCACACTCTTCACATGTGGCTGGGTCCCCGCCCGAGCGGGGGACAGGCCACAAGCACGGGGCTGGGTCTGCTGGGAGGTCCCCACTCTCAAAGGGCCTCCCTTGACTCTCTCTCCCCAGTATGTCGTGAGCTGTTACCAGGTGCCCACCCTCCCTGACATCTCTTTCCACCTTGGAGGCAGAGCCTACACCCTCACCAGCGCAGACTACGTGTTACAGGTGAGTTGCAGGCTGCCTCTCGGCGGCAggcgggcagggagggcgggcaggagccCTCAGAAAGGGACAAGTCATTGTGACCGTTTACCCACTAGCCCAGCAGTTCCCAAACCTGGCTGTTAGAGTCTCCGGGGAGCTTCTAAAGGTCCCAGGAGCAAGCCACGTCCCCCACCTATTAAATCAGAGCCTctgggggcagagcctgggcgTCCGTGTTGTCACAACTCCCCAGGTGACTCCAATGCGCAGCCGAGTTTAGGGATCACTGCGCTcggctccttctctcccttttctcatcAAATGCTCCCCGTAATGCGAGGCTCCTGCATTCGAATCCCCCTTTTCACTCAATAGACTTAGAGACATGAGATAACTTGCCGGGATCAGCGGCTCTGCCGGTCAGCCGGTGGGGGTAGTGCTGTGCCTACTGCACCGTGTGCCCGGTGTCTAGCACGGTGCCTGCGTGCAGGCGGGGGGCGGTCCCTGAGGAGTGGAAAGGGCCAGGATGCAATGGAGGCGCAATatggagggggagaagaggagggacgTGGCTGAGGAAGGCCTCTGGCGTCAGGCAAGATGAGGGCAGAATGGTCACATGCTGGGCAGTGAGGAAACCCCGGTGCTTCCGGCCAGGACCCCTACAGTAATGATGACCTGTGCACCCTGGCCCTCCACGGTCTGGACATCCCACCGCCCACTGGGCCTGTctgggtcctgggcgccagcTTCATCCGCAAGTTCTACACGGAATTTGATCGGCGTAACAATCGAATCGGCTTTGCTCTGGCCCACTGAGGCCCTCTGCGGGCCCTGCGGCCGCCAGCAGCCCTAGCGAGCGGGAGCCCTCTCTGGACCGCCTCTGACCACGCCTGTGTCCTCATGGGAGGGTTCAGGACACGGAGCTCCTCGTGGATGcttgccctgccccagccccggctCTTCCCCGCTTTGAGGACAAACAGAATAAAGACTTCATGTTCACAGCCCTATTGCACCTGGGTCCATTAGGGCTGGAAACGGAGGGAGGGGCAGTCACGTGATCATGTCCAGACAGGAATGTGGCACGGAATAACAAACACACTCACCTGACGTCTGCAGGGCTCCGATGGACTTGTTTACACAACCTTGGGTGGGAAGTCTGCAGAAcgccagccccttcccccctccggcccctccgGGAGCAAGGCTAATGCTGTGACCGGAGGCTGTGGGTCAGCAAGATGCCCCCAGCCACGGAAGCCAGCCCCCAGCTCAGGCTCTGCCCTGAGGAGCTAGCCAGGCCTGCCTCTCCAGCGCCGAGGACCCCAGcgaccccatcccacccccgtCCCAATGGAGCCATTTACAGTGCAGTCCAAGGCACCATCACCTGAAAAGGTGGAACACCAGAGACCTGAGCGATACGCCCTTTTTacatgtggggaaactgaggctcagagaatggAAGGCATTTGGCTGAGATCACTCAGTGAAGTGTGAACAATCAAGACCGGAACCCAGCCCATGAGACTTAAGTCTTAGgggctttccaccttcccacatgCAGGCGAACTTGGCAGGGAgacccccttccccgccccccccccccacccccccccccacacacacaccctgagcaCAGACATACACACTCTCTCCACCTCCTGAACTTGGGACAGGCCGAGTCTCCTCCTACTCCTACCCCTGGGCGGTCTGCAGGGATGTCCAGCTCAGGTAATGAGGGCCGGTATGTATCCACCTAAAGCCACAGATGCTGTCCCTCTTCCTGGTAGCTGCTCACCCCTCTTTTGACCAGAAAGGGGGAGGCACTGACTGAGtcgcctgaccaggtcctggtAAACCTCACACCTCTAGAACACAGCCTCTCAGGATCGTGGGGGACCCCAGTCTCCTCCCGGGCAGCATCCCCGCCGGGACAGTGTCCTGCAGAAGCAGGAGCATGATTCTCTGAGTTTGCCTgccttgctttatttctttactgCAAAAAAGGCCGGGTCAGCAGCAGCGCCCTCTCCAGCTCCACCTGCTGGGGCACCCTGACCTTAAGTATGCAGCCCCCCATCATCTCCTACCCTGTCCAGTATGATAACCACCTGTGgctatttacattaaaattcacTGCCACACTAGTCATCTTTCAAGTGCAGGATAGTCACGTGGGGCTAGTGGCCGCTGCACTGGACAAGACTATATAGAACATTCCCATCGTCACAGAAGGGACTCTGGGCAGAGCTGGGTTCTGCACAGCAGCGGTGATGGGGCCTTGTGGGTGACAGGTTCCGGAACAGGACAGAGAGACAACTTGGGGAAATAGAAAGGGGCCCCTTCCCTTGAGGAGTTCTCTGGGTGGGACAGTAAGAGCTCTCCCTCCAGTCTGGTAACTAGTGAGATACCCATTGGGCACCCCGACCCCCAACATGCACCCCCAATGCCCcttctccgtgtgtgtgtgtggggggggggagatattTGCCCGGGGGGCTTCCCTGCAAGGAACCACCATTGAAATGCGGCAGGGGCTGCAGAGCCCTTTCCCAGGAGTCCAGAGACTGGAGGCAGAGACCTGGGCAGAGGTGGGCCACCCAGTCTTCTGGGTCGCGGCCGGATTCCCCCCCACAGAATGGAGTGGGGGCGCAGgaagagcccccctcccccgggcctgCCCCAGAAAGAGAGAGGCGGCTCCAGCCGAGGTAGGAAGCCACCTCGAAAGCAAGGGAGCAagccctgggtggaggtgggggtgcccCAGGGTGCGGGGGAGCTGGGCCCGAGCCGCAGGCCCTCCAAGCGCCCCGCCCTCCCAGTCAAGGCCACGGCCaccgccccgcccccatccttGCGTCAAtgtcccggccccgcccccacgccgGGGCCTCCCGGGGGGCGTCCACCCGCCCCGCGCTCCAGGTAGCGGTGGCCGTAGCGGCCGAGAGCGGCTGGTAGCGCTTCCCGGTCCTGGGCCgcgcgggggaggagggggcggagggggcgttcccgcggcccccgccccgcggcccgcGCCCGTGATGTCACAGTCGCGGCCGGCCCCGGCGTCCCCGGGTCGGCTTGGGGCGGCGGGCTGCGAGGAGGCGGACGCGGCGGGAAGGGGCTCCCGAGGCATGGCCTgaccc is a window encoding:
- the REN gene encoding renin; its protein translation is MGGCCTPHWALLLLLWGSCTSSLPVDTGAFRRIFLKKMPSIRESLKERGVDVARLRAAGSQLSGRPPFTNSTAPVVLTNYLDTQYYGEIGIGTPPQTFKVIFDTGSANLWVPSTKCSPLYTACEIHSLYDSLESSTYTENGTEFTIHYGSGKVNGFLSQDTVTVGGITVTQTFGEVTELPLIPFMLAKFDGVLGMGFPAQAVAGVTPVFDHILSQRVLKEDVFSVYYSRNSHFLGGEIVLGGSDPQYYQGNFHYVSISKTGSWQIKMKGVSVRSSTLLCEEGCMAVVDTGASYISGPTSSLRLLMETLGAKELSTDEYVVSCYQVPTLPDISFHLGGRAYTLTSADYVLQDPYSNDDLCTLALHGLDIPPPTGPVWVLGASFIRKFYTEFDRRNNRIGFALAH